The genomic DNA GAGTGAAACCACCAAGGCCCATCATAATGAGGTCACCCGCCTCGCGGGATGTAATGCTGATCTTCTTCAGTCCCTCGGCCTTTTTCTTCTCTGCGTCCAGTTCCGCCCCTTCGAGTAAAAGGGGTTTCAGTTTTTTCTCTTTTCCATGCGGATTAACTAATGCCATTTCATATCCTCCTTGATTTATTCTTTCAAGACAAAGCTTGAAATTTCTGTTATAGACCTAACGTCTCGGTAACTTTCTTGAATATGTCATCGATACTACCGGTTCCGCTGACCGATTTCAGAATGCCTTTATTTTTGTAATACCCGATGAGCGGTTCCGTCTGCGCACTGTATACTTCAAGCCTTTTCTTGATCGTTGCTTCCTTATCGTCATCCCTCTGGAACAGTTCACCGCTGCACTTGTCGCAGACTCCTTCCTTTGCAGGAGCCTTGAAATATACATTGTACATCTGGCCACATGACTTGCATGTCCGTCTGCCGGTCAGCCTTTTCATAAGATCGTCAAAAGGCACATCGACGCTGAGCGCGGCGGTCAATGACATGTTCAGTGACGCAAGCATTTTATCAAGTGCCTCTGCCTGCGCGGTATTTCTCGGAAACCCGTCAAGGATATATCCTTTTTTGCAGTCATCCTGCTTCAGCCTCTCTTCAACCATGCCGAGAACGACGCTGTCGGGCACAAGCTCTCCTTTATCCATATATGATTTTGCCTCTTTGCCAAGGGGAGTTCCCGCAGCAACTGCGGCCCGTAAAAGATCTCCCGTGGAAATCTGCGGCATGCCATATTTTTCGATCAGTTTCTTCGCCTGAGTTCCTTTGCCAGCTCCCGGTGCACCAAGCAATACGATTCTCATAATTCTACCCCCATGTTTTTGAATGACTTTTTACAAAAACGGCTAAATTAGCTTAACTGATTGAAAACAATACAAAATTATAAAGAAATATGAGCTTTGTACAAAATAAAAAATGCGTGGCAGAGCGTATAATACACAAAAAATAGACATATAACTATATTCTGCAGCATGTTTTAAGTCAAATTCATATTTCTGATAGAAAGATAAGAATTACTTATCGTTCAAATTATAAATACAAGATAAAATAAAATTAGAACTATTTCATTTTAAGCATATGGTTAATATGCTGACTAAGCTTTTCGAGCGCCATTCCCCTGTGGCTGAGAGAGTCTTTTTCACGGCCACTCATTTCGGCAAAAGTTATTGTGTACCCTGCGGGATAAAATACAGGATCATATCCGAATCCATTGCTCCCTCTCGGCTCTGTCCCTATGGTACCTTCAGCGTATCCATTAAAAATTCTTATAGCACCACCTGGATATGCAAGGGCCATACAGCAGACAAACCGCGCTTTTCTGTTGGTGAGGGATTGCATTTCCCTGAGCAGTGCTTCGACGTTCTTCCTGTCATCTGCCTCTTCGCCCGCATACCTGGCTGAAAGTACGCCGGGAGCTCCGTTCAGCGCTTCCACCTCAAGACCTGAATCATCCGCAAGTGACGCTATTCCGGTAAATTGCGCTACCGTCACCGCCTTTTTTGTTGCATTTTCTTCAAATGTTGTCCCGTCTTCCTCCACTTCCGGGCATCCCGGGAAATCATCAAGGGTAAGAACCCTGACCCCCAGGTTATGGGTAATTCGCACTATCTCATCGATCTTCTTCCTGTTTCTCGTTGCAAGCACTAATTCCATTCTTGTTCCTTAATTAAGAGTCCGGGTGAAGTGAAAAAATTTCCCTGCGGATGCGATTTTATACCATAAATATATTTGGCAACGCAACACGCCCGTAAAAACCCCGGTCTTGCACACAGCCGCAAAATGTGGTAAAAAAGCATATGCATGAAATCCTGCGCGCAGAACATCAGCAGTTCAGCCACGAGGAACTCAGCGCACGTATCGCCAGGTGGGTAGGCGAAGACCGGGTTCCGAAACGTTTGAATATTATTACTGACACGACCGACTTTTACCGGGTCGATTACGACGACGTAGTAATCCTCGGGGGGAGACCCTATCTGATCCGCAACAATGAAAGGGAGGGCCGCTTCGGTATTGACGAACAGCAAAAATACTGGGTCAAGCGGGCACGGGATCTTTCGGACGGCAGTGTCAGGATCATCAAACTCGTGTTTCATGAACGGTTCAAGGCAAAGGTCGGTGAAATCGTCTTTGATTGCTACAGAAGCCCCAAAAAAGAGGCCCGGATCCTTGATCTCACCCGAGACCACCCCAGGTTCATGCACGGATTTTCGATACGCGATGCTTCAGACAATACCATACGGGTAATTGAATTTATCAGGGGCAGGACACTGGCCGACCATGTGCTCTCCCTGGGCAAAGACCATGAGGAGTATTTCCATACTCATTTGCCTCGCGTAATCGACGAATTCATCGACCTTGTGAAGGCGATACAGTTCATCCACAGCCACGGGGAAAAGCACGGAGATATCAGACGGGACCACATCCTTAAAGACGAAGCGTCAGGACTTGCGCGCTGGATTGATTTCGACTTCAACTATCTCCACAAGGAAAACATGTTCGGCTACGACCTCTTCGGGCTGGGAAACATTCTCGCATATCTGGCAGGGCGCGGAGATGTAACTATCCAGAATCTCAGGGAGCAGGCATCGCCTGCCTGTGCCCGTATTACGCGAAACGACATAAATATTATATTCAATAACAGGGTGGTGAATCTGCAGAAGGTGTATCCGTACATACCGGAAGCGCTTAACTTTGTACTCCTTCATTTTTCCGTGGGCGCAAACATCTATTATGATACTGCTGACCAGTTCCTGCACGACCTGCAGGAAGCACGGGAAAGTCTTCACCATACATGATTGCACTATCTGGAGGGTAACTGCATGAATACAGACGTAAAAAAGCACAGGAATATCCTTATCGCCGTCGATGCATCCGAGAACGCGAGACGCGCGGTTTCCTATGTGAAGGATCTCCTCGACGGGCTGCCGGGCTTTCATATTACCATCACGACCATCATTCCGCAGCCCCCGGAAGATTATTTCGTCTCTGAACGCGAAAAAACAGACTGGATCGAGAATCAGAATGACACCGCAACGCGCATTCTCGAAGAGTATCGTCAAATCTTCATTCAGGCCGACTTCCGGGAAGAAGACGTCACGTCACATCTCGTAATGAGGGAATGCACGTCACTGGCAGAATGTATCCTCGATGAACGCAAAAAACTTGCGTGCGGCACAGTCGTCA from Nitrospirota bacterium includes the following:
- a CDS encoding adenylate kinase, whose amino-acid sequence is MRIVLLGAPGAGKGTQAKKLIEKYGMPQISTGDLLRAAVAAGTPLGKEAKSYMDKGELVPDSVVLGMVEERLKQDDCKKGYILDGFPRNTAQAEALDKMLASLNMSLTAALSVDVPFDDLMKRLTGRRTCKSCGQMYNVYFKAPAKEGVCDKCSGELFQRDDDKEATIKKRLEVYSAQTEPLIGYYKNKGILKSVSGTGSIDDIFKKVTETLGL
- a CDS encoding XTP/dITP diphosphatase, which codes for MELVLATRNRKKIDEIVRITHNLGVRVLTLDDFPGCPEVEEDGTTFEENATKKAVTVAQFTGIASLADDSGLEVEALNGAPGVLSARYAGEEADDRKNVEALLREMQSLTNRKARFVCCMALAYPGGAIRIFNGYAEGTIGTEPRGSNGFGYDPVFYPAGYTITFAEMSGREKDSLSHRGMALEKLSQHINHMLKMK
- a CDS encoding universal stress protein; protein product: MNTDVKKHRNILIAVDASENARRAVSYVKDLLDGLPGFHITITTIIPQPPEDYFVSEREKTDWIENQNDTATRILEEYRQIFIQADFREEDVTSHLVMRECTSLAECILDERKKLACGTVVIGRRGISRKEEFMFGSTSSKILHTAKDCTVWVIE